In the genome of Anabaena cylindrica PCC 7122, the window ATAGGCATTAGCTAAAAGCTGCTGTATTTTAAGCGACATTGATTAATATTTATGCTAATTTCACGGAAAATTTATTTAAGTATTTGTACAGAAAACCCAAAGCACCGAAAAACCTAGTCTCACTGTTAATAGCTTGATGATTAGCGGCTGTTTGTCTGATAGCATTCAGTTATCAGTATTCTGTAGGTTGGGTTGACGTAAGGAAACCCAACAAAACCAACATGATTAATACACTTGTTGGGTTGCGCTGTCGCTTAACCCAACCTACACCAATTAACATTCATCAAATTTAACCTTGATTACTACAAGGGTGCAAGATATCATTATTAAGTTTATCATTTATAGTTACAGTTTTTTTAACACAATATTTTTTGTCTGATTTAGAAATTTATAGCTTTTAAATTAATTAGGAACAGTATCTTCATCCTGAAAATCCTCAAATCCTGGACATCCTGATTCAGACATCACCCGAAAACACCACTCGAAAACCCGACATTCTCAAACCATCATCTGCTTCATTCCAAGTACGACTGGCACTGCGACAAAGTTCAGCACTGAAATTCCAAGCACCACCGCGCAAAACCCGACGATGTTCATCACCACCAATATTCCACACACTACCATCTATAGGTGCGCCATCATAATTTTTATGCCAAGGATCAGCACACCATTCCCAAACTAACCCGTGCATATCATACAAACCAAAGGCATTAGCTATCTTAAAACTGCCTACATTTGTGATTTCTTTGCGGAAATGGCTTCTTGGTTCCACAGCATAAAAATCACCACCATTACAGTTAATTAAATCAGACGTAATCCTTTCCCCAAAATGAAAAGCAGTTGTAGTTCCTGCACGACAAGCATATTCCCATTCTGCTTCACTGGGTAAACGATAATTGCGTCCAGTTTTCACCGACAACCGCAAACAAAATTCTACAGCTTCATACCAAGAAACATTTTCTATAGGGAAATTTGCACCTTTATATTTTGATGGGTTAGAGTCTAAAGCTTGTTGAATTTTTGGTAAAGCTGCTATTGCTTTCCATTGTGCTTGAGTAATAGGATATTTCCCCATGAAAAAATTTTCAACCCTAACTTGATGTTGAGGATATTCATCAGCATCAACTTCAAATTCTGGTGAACCCATCCAAAAACTACCACTAGGAATAGATACCATTTCTAAAGTGACGTTTTTATTCACTTCTTCTGCAAAAAATTGAGCGCTACCTTTCTCGCATTTAATTTCTCTTCCTGCGGTATCTACAGTAATAATATCAAAATCGAAATTTTCTAAAGGTGGTAGGGGAACGATAACCTTAACTTTTGGTGGTGGTGTTTCGATAATCGGAGTAATATTTAATGCTGCTGGTGGAGAGGTTTCGGCTTTTAAATCATTCAAAACTTCTGTAGCTGACTGATATCTATCACTGGGGAAATGTTGGAGTAATTTATCTAATATATTTTTTAATTCGTCACTAATCGTAATACCTTTTTCCTCTAAACGTTCTTTCCATAACCATTTAGCATTCATGGGATTATAAAGAGGATCTTTAAGTCCATAGGTATCTTGCATAGGTAAATCCTGAGTTAATAACCTGACACAAGTTACACCCAAAGCATATAAATCACTCGCATGACAAGCAAAACCTGCCATTTGTTCTGTTGGTGCATAACCTAAAGTATAAATGGCTGTAGCTTGTCTGGCTATACTAGTATGGGTAACTTGTTTTGCACCACCAAAGTCAATTAATACAGGTTTTTTATCTATATCTTGACGAATAATATTTTCAGGTTTGATATCCCGATGAATTACATTTTTTTGGTGAACAAAATCAAGTACTGGTAATAAATCAGCTAAAAGTTGGCGAATTTCTGTTTCGCTATAAGCCTGTTTTTGAACTTCTTCTAGGAGTGTTTTACCAATAATAAATTCCTGTACTAAATACAAACTAGCACCTTGTTCAAAGTAAGCTAATAAACGGGGAATTTGGGAATGATTTTCACCCAGTTCATATAATCTAAACGCTTCTTCTTTGAAGAATTCGGCTGCTTTTGCGCGTTGTCCTGTTCCCTGAACTTGAGGAAAAAATTGCTTAATGACACATGGTGCATTTAGTCTGTCTACGTCTTCTGCTGCGTAGGTTTTGCTAAACCCACCTTCACCTAATAACCGCAAAACACGGTAACGGTTTCTGAGTAGTTTTCCAAATGTACCATGTCCGCAAACGATGCAAAATTTACTGTAGTCAGGGTTGAAGGGGTTTGAACAATTGGGATTTTGGCAAATTTGCATGGTGGAGAGGAAGATAGCATCTTTTCCAAAGTCGTCCCCAATATTATCTAATTTAAAAAAGATATTTAGGTCAGCAAACAAGGATATCTATCTATGTCCTGACATTAGCTCATTACGGTAATAAAAGTGAAGAGAATATGTTGATTTATCTATTATGTTGGGGAAGTTATAAATCTGTATATATTATATATATGGGCGCACAGATTTTGACTATATAATTAATAATAGAAGATTTTGAAAATTTGTCAAGTGTTTGGTCGATAATTCTATCTGCGTGAAAATTAAGAGAGATTTTGAGAATAGATAAATTAACACATTCAATAATTACTCAGGTTGAATTTTTCTCTGGTTGGTTACGAGGTGGTATATTAAGTTGCGTTTACCCTGGGATGCCCAGGATGAAGAAATGGATAATTAGTCTGAATCAGGATGCCCAGGATTAAAGGATGAAGAAATGCTTAGGGCTTGCTGATTAAATCCTAGCGATCCTCAAATCCGGTAAATCCTGATTTTGACTACTAAATATTGGAATTAATTTAGTCAATCTTCAAGTTGAAAGGTAAGCGGGCATAAATTCCTTGAGGATCGTTCATTTTGTTTAAAATGGAAATTTCTTGCTGCAATTTTTCAAATTCTGCTAAAAGTGGGTTAGCTGATTTGATTTGAGTTTTTTCAATTCCTAGTTTTGCTTGTGCTTCTTGCAGTTTACGCCCAAAAAAGCGTTCTTCTAAGGTTGTCGCTCGTGGATATTCCTGTAATTCCCAATTATTACCTAATTTGGCTGCTTTGGCGGCATATTCTATGGCGACATTAAGACCACCAATTTCATCAACTAAACCGATTTGCTTTGCTGCTGCACCTGACCAAACTCGACCTTGGGCAATTTCTGCTACTTTTTGTTGGGGTAGCTTTCGACCTTGGGCAACTTTACTGATAAACATATTATAAATGCGGTTAACACTGCGCTGATAAAGTGCTAATTCTTGGGGTGATTTGGGACGAGAAACGGTTTGGTTATCGGCATATTTTGCAGTTTTGACTGTATCCCAGGTGATGCCGTTGTTATCTGCTAGCTTTTCACCGTTAAATAGTACGCCAAAGACACCTATAGAGCCTGTGATGGTGTT includes:
- a CDS encoding bifunctional serine/threonine-protein kinase/formylglycine-generating enzyme family protein, which gives rise to MQICQNPNCSNPFNPDYSKFCIVCGHGTFGKLLRNRYRVLRLLGEGGFSKTYAAEDVDRLNAPCVIKQFFPQVQGTGQRAKAAEFFKEEAFRLYELGENHSQIPRLLAYFEQGASLYLVQEFIIGKTLLEEVQKQAYSETEIRQLLADLLPVLDFVHQKNVIHRDIKPENIIRQDIDKKPVLIDFGGAKQVTHTSIARQATAIYTLGYAPTEQMAGFACHASDLYALGVTCVRLLTQDLPMQDTYGLKDPLYNPMNAKWLWKERLEEKGITISDELKNILDKLLQHFPSDRYQSATEVLNDLKAETSPPAALNITPIIETPPPKVKVIVPLPPLENFDFDIITVDTAGREIKCEKGSAQFFAEEVNKNVTLEMVSIPSGSFWMGSPEFEVDADEYPQHQVRVENFFMGKYPITQAQWKAIAALPKIQQALDSNPSKYKGANFPIENVSWYEAVEFCLRLSVKTGRNYRLPSEAEWEYACRAGTTTAFHFGERITSDLINCNGGDFYAVEPRSHFRKEITNVGSFKIANAFGLYDMHGLVWEWCADPWHKNYDGAPIDGSVWNIGGDEHRRVLRGGAWNFSAELCRSASRTWNEADDGLRMSGFRVVFSGDV